From a single Aquarana catesbeiana isolate 2022-GZ linkage group LG09, ASM4218655v1, whole genome shotgun sequence genomic region:
- the LOC141107139 gene encoding olfactory receptor 5V1-like has protein sequence MEPPENKTLTSFVLLGFSDTPHLLLPLSSFFLASYVFCIAGNTFILVLIVSQIQLHTPMYVLMGNLAFVDVCFTSIIIPRTLYGLLSGDTHISIHGCIVQLFLFLAVANMDSYLLTIMAFDRFCAVCFPLHYLIIMNSRTCKCLVAFCWTIVCLHSAFCIVLTTYRPFCRWVIDHYFCDLPVIMQLSCAGGSEILNQAGFIEASIVVFSPLLFILVSYVLIIRAVLALKSSQGRRKTFSTCSSHLTMVILLFSTIIFMYFRPSSIYSPTYDRDISVVYSVIIPMLNPLIYSLRNKDIKTSVRKLLK, from the coding sequence ATGGAGCCGCCTGAGAATAAGACTCTCACTAGCTTTGTTCTGTTGGGATTTTCTGATACACCTCACCTTCTCCTTCCGCTCTCCTCCTTCTTCTTGGCTTCATATGTCTTCTGCATTGCTGGAAACACATTCATCCTCGTGCTTATTGTTTCACAGATACAACTTCACACCCCTATGTATGTCTTGATGGGGAACCTTGCCTTTGTGGATGTATGTTTTACTTCCATTATCATTCCAAGGACATTGTATGGGCTCCTGTCTGGAGACACCCACATCTCCATCCATGGCTGTATTGTCCAGCTATTCTTGTTTCTGGCAGTGGCCAACATGGACAGTTATTTGTTGACCATCATGGCCTTTGACCGATTCTGTGCAGTTTGTTTTCCTCTACATTACCTGATAATTATGAACAGTAGGACCTGTAAATGTCTGGTGGCTTTCTGTTGGACTATCGTGTGCCTCCACTCTGCTTTTTGCATTGTGCTGACTACTTACCGGCCATTCTGTAGATGGGTAATCGACCACTACTTTTGTGACCTTCCTGTAATAATGCAGCTATCCTGTGCAGGTGGTTCAGAAATTCTAAACCAGGCTGGCTTCATTgaggcttccattgtggtgtttaGCCCCTTACTCTTCATCCTTGTATCATATGTGCTAATTATCAGAGCAGTGTTGGCTCTGAAGTCATCTCAAGGAAGAAGGAAGACCTTCTCTACTTGCTCTTCTCATCTCACCATGGTCATCCTCCTCTTCAGCACAATTATATTTATGTACTTTCGACCAAGCTCCATCTACTCACCAACCTATGATCGGGACATCAGTGTCGTGTACAGCGTCATTATCCCAATGCTCAACCCGTTAATTTACAGCCTGAGAAACAAGGACATCAAAACTTCTGTAAGAAAACTTCTAAAGTAG